actacctcaattacaacttttcaaaggggcgcgcgccgaatgggacggccggagcaacaccgccgcgcgccccgatccaggtggtcgtgcccaaacatagcccaacgcgaaaatttgaagtagcccaaaaatagccaaaaTCAGCAAATGTATACGTGAATCTGTTGTAttgcataatattttttttttgctattcaatCCACAATGATTGAGCGATGGCTGCAGAATCTAGAAAAAAGTTTATTGCCACTTGATAACATACAAATGGGGTTGCATTCCGGGTTGTCGCAAATTGTTGGGGTACTTGAAGAACGTCGTTCCACTCTTGTCATAACACGTGAAATGTCAGACGGGCACCCTCCGATTCAGTAAAAACTGCAAATGCACGCGTAttcaacaaagcatttcataagaaACACAGGTGCGCATTCTACTTAGAGGCACTTCGGCTGCTATCTTGGATTTGGTCTTGGACTGAGCAAGAGGGCCCTCTCCAcatcttttattatttttcactGTGTGgtgggaggaagggggggggtgcttgctcggcattttacggtagtagaaGCCAAGGAAGTCTAGAGAAAACGTGAGCCATCAACACGGTTTCAAACTGACGACACGTGAAACCCTTTGTTGGGCTACGTCTCCAGGTGCAgtgattcaggggcgtagccagaaatttttttcgagggggggggggggttcaaccatacattatgtatgttcgtgcgtgtgtttgtatgtgtgcatgtatatatatgcaagcaaaattgaaaacattcagggggggttgaacccccccgccccTGGCTATGCCCTTGCAGGGATTGTTCAACACACTGGAATGTTTTGATGGCATTAGCGGCATGCGCATGTAAGCCTTGGCGTTCTTTGTATAGAGCATTTTAACAGAGAGAACGATCACCACCTTTCTTGGCTTCTGCAgtggagtacaaaagctgacgtcgcGCCTCGGTACTGCATTTCTGAGGGGTCACGCATGTTAACAACAGCCCAAAGGGCCTTATGGCGGCGGCCTTCGATGACAAGGTGCATTAGAgttactagagagttttagtgccggggacccccagacgctcgcgtacgcacgctcctgctttcctttgtattctttgtattctccgtgggtgCAGCTGCTGGGGGGTCTCCAGCACTTGTATGGCTGAAGGTACAAATGAACGCAAGAGCGTGTGTGCGTAAGCCATTTGGGGTCCCCGATACTAAAATTATctacattttgtagctttttggaattcttgcctagtcgatagcaatgtagcccaaaaatagccacatagccaaagagaaaaattcgacgccaactcgaagaaaaagtagcccaatttggctattaatagcccaatctggtaaccctgactacagcacagtgcacagcgcgcgctctcacggccaccgaaagaaataaaagaaagtggagagaggagttagcttggagcatggccagtctagccagtcggtggaagcaagaggacgtgttgcgtcatcggtgtggcgtattgtcgagagatggcgctagtttgtttttgcgcaacgaaatcgcaaacttgattcaaaatgcaagGGATCctgtggggggttgggagagggcacacccgccttagccgagcggtggcgccaccataccgatgcacgaggcggatacccgtataccacgggccgtgttgtgcgggtatgtgccacacgtgattggtggaaagggtttcgtgacgtacgtgaCACGCAAGTCACGTTATTCAAGCCACGACCTGTGAATcctgttcttcatacactcatcTCCTCCTCTGCAAATTTAAGTATACACTAACCTACGGAAACAACCGCCAGAGCTGCCGGACGCAGGGTGGCTAGAGAGAGAGtcagaaacggtcaaagtgcatttaattcgctaagaaatgcttcgcatttaaaatcttttccctctctcgctttttctttctttctaccgatTACGCACGTCAGTATGATCCAATGATGATGAAGTTAACGACAGTGACACTTACCTGCTAGAGGAGATTGGCCAATGGGTTTAAAGCTGAAGTATATAGTGATGGCGATGATGACTTCGAAATCTCGCGCACACTCACTAAAACAGCCAGGAAAGGAATTCTTaggcgcaaaacgagcacggacGAAAGAAAATACCCAGACATGAACAATGTATAAGCGTTCCCTCATTGTCTTTTTGAAAATGAGTATGCTTTTCTAGCTGATAGGATATCATTAAGCGTGGTTCATATCATGGAAGCTCTCTTGCTATGGTATTGTGCCATTGCTTGAGGGTTTAAAAAGCGAAGCACCGGaataataaaattcagttgagagtGTGCGTTTGTCCAtgtcttttcttttgttcgtgTTCCTGGTTTGCGCCTAAGTAATTATTTCCCAGCTGTACACCAACTATCCCGACTGCAGACTTTACTAAGTAATCACTAAGACAAGCAGGCCAAGTACCTAACGACGCCGTGCAACACGCAATACTCGCACAAACTCTCTCTGCAAATGAAACGAAAGAGCATCGTTACGTCATAAAGGGTCTACCTTGTGTTGCCTGGAAGCTATCTTGATTTGCTGCATGCAACGGCATTGCTCGCGCCGCAGCCATGCACGAGAATGAATTGGGAAGACTTTTATGTACTATTAACGAAGTGAGTGATCGTAAATGCTTCACACTCGGTGTTCAGTTGCGCCTCGCAATATAGAAACGTCCGTAAACGTAATTTTATGGTCTCACTTTACAACGAGAGCGCCATTTGTGATGTGTAAGAAATATATAGTCACGCTAGGAACTGGTTCCCAGGACACCAGGGATTGGAGAGAAATGAGAGGGCACAGACCGCGTCTTTTGCGTTAGCGTTTCGAGCATCAACAGTGGATACCTCAAATGACTTCCAAATCACAAGCCGGTGTCAAAGTTACAACCCCACAATCGCAAAGGACCTGCTCGCCCACCAGATCGCCCGCCCGACAAGTATATACGCCCTCGCCACAAACATCTAACAGGAAGGGAGACCGTTCATTGGACAAAAGTTTAAGCAAGGGTTTATCCCGACTTGCACGCAGCGTTCCCGACGTGCTATCGaggttcctgcccctggtgcggatcAAGTCGTACTTTTTACCACATTAACTGGGGAGGCTATAAACATCCCCCGCATCCGAGAGACACAGAGACGGCAGCAGCGCACATGCCGGAACAGTGGACGTAGGGCtcagttttaggggcgtagctcctcttagtctaaccttgtcacgtctccgttgtccggcgtaaacggatctcccgtatgatgcaatagatggcgctgtctcatagaagtacatacaaactgcagttcagggacgatattctagatggcgctgtacacaatctgtgtcgtcaccaccatttctcgtctcatttcctagatggcgttggtccaatagaattatgtgcaatatggcgcttgtgtgaatcgacactagattgcgctggaagtgccgctgctctccgattggctgctgcgcgggctgcgcgggctgcgcgggctgcgcggggatgcgcggggagcgagcgcctctctcattctcctggatcgtcgccgtacgtgtcggatcgttggcggagcatggacgacgagcagcggcgggcgctcgcttggcagcagccaggcggatctcgtgacggtgcgcgccaaggacgccgctgcgaaacgggctcaacgagaagcgaatcccgagaccatgcttgcttcaggagcttcgcccaagctcttcatcattcacccgtggatatgctgtaaatttTTATATTCTGCAACGTTCCTCTCCGAACCCCACCACGGCAGCGTCACCGTTCATCTACGTGTTTTagagccacaaggaaatccaaacatttttctcagaaagaaagctcctTGGTTGTAGAAAAATGGGTTTtcttgtagcttcgtgctacaagcggGTGGTTGTCAACTTCCCTCTATCAACCCTTCCTCCATCCGGGATTCCGCAAAACTGACTTCCAATACTACGTGTTCATTTGCTTCGAGGTGCCGATGAACTCGCCCCTGCGCTGCTCGTTGCTAGCTTCCTAGTTAGCTtatttggtagagcgaccgccccggaaaggcgttggtccccgGTTCGATCCCTGGACATGGACGATTTTTTCGGTTTATAAGCTTTCattctgagaaattcgtatggatttcccagtggcttcgtgctacaaacagttGGTTAACAGTTTCCCTTTCATGAGAGGTATGCACATCGATCGTCTTCCACTAATGCTCGTGAATGGTTCGGTACGATTTAGTAGAGATGATATGGCATTGAGACACTAGGGGAATCGTGAAACGAGGGAAATGAACCGCGATACATGGGAAGGCAATAGCAATACATGGGAAAACAGTAGCCTGTTAAAGGAAACGCAACAGCGATACATAGAAATGCAACAGCGTGACGGAGAAAAACACCAACTCCGTTGTTCAGCCTGCCTTCACGAAGTGGAGAAGGAGGAAttttttttcacgttattcaAAAGCCGAGCTATTGGCAAGCGTCTGCTTCATTGATGACACGAATTTGGTACTGGTTGGCAAGCTCATCGCGCATTGATTAGAACTATTAAAGATGAGTCGGTAATGTAGGCGAGTATAAGGCAGAAACCCAGTGACAAGTACGAATTTGTTTGTTCGGTACTTTAGGTGAATGCAAAGTAAAAGCAAAGAAACGTAATCGCCGTACAGAACAAGAATCAGAGGAGCTACAACTTCGGCACTCCTTATCATTTGCTAGCTTTATCTACGTGGTCCGGCGTATTCGGGGTGCTCGAGTCCTTCCCATCGCCGAGCGTCGCCACCGTGGTGGGTTCAGCGGCCGTATTGGTCGCCGTCGTCGTGGCCCGAGGAGTGTCGGCCGTCGTGGCGGTGGGACCTGTGGTGGTTGTCGCCAACGTCAAGGCGGCAGATGCGGCATTCACCCTTTCCAATTTGGCGATCACGTCGGACGACTTCTTCTCGTCGAACGTGAGCGCGGATTCGGTAACCTCGGTGTGTTGAGCGCCGAGGTTCTCCTCGTTCGTGTTCTCGAGGACCATGGAGGGCCTCGCGGAGCTGGCCTTCGATGAGGACGACAGATGATGTCGACCGGCCGACAGGGCGTTCCTTTCAGCCATGAAGGCGACGTACCGCGCCTGCTGGTCGGGGTCCTTGGGACCGTAGCCCGGCTCAGGCTCCATGGCTGCGTACAGGTCCTGCAAGAGTGTACGAAGTAATCAGTCTTCGACGGAGCTGATACACTGATGTACTACGGCTTGGAGGTGTCGGCAAAAAGCGTATGGCTCCGGCCTGCCGACGACGTCAAGTCGAGTCAAGTTCATTGTCAATGAATACAGGATACATGGTTGCCGTTAGTCTATGTGGCTAGTTATCGGTCCGATCTGGTGATTGATTAATATGAAaacataatattaataataataatagctggggcttaacgtcccaaaaccacgatatgattatgagagacgccgtagtggggggctccggaaatttcgaccacctggggttctttaacgtgcacctaaatctaagtacacgggcctcaaacattttcgcctccatcgaaaatgcagccgccgcggccgggattcgatcccgcgaccttcgggattAATATGAAAACAGGCTTATGAAGAGAAGTGCATTTAATAGGTTTACAAAGAGGTGTGCATAAACAATAACAGTGCAGGTACATTACATTTCGTTAGCAACGAAAAAGCCTGACTACGTAAGAAGTACTACTATAAAATAAATGTCTGATTAGTGCCAGAGTATTAAGCATGGCTAAGCGTGGCCGATGATTAGGTCTGGCTTAGTTCAGTTGACGTGGACTAGCGGTTAGCAATAGCTAAAGGGTCCAGTCAACGAAGACTAACGCACTTCCTCATTTCGTGACACAATCGCACTGTGCTTTCTGTGACATGATACAGCTTCCATAGGAACCGCTTCACACATCAAAAAGCAAGAGTTGGGGGCATGTACCTGAATACTattaccagagtcattcaattctctttatggtcacgaaactgtaccgtcacgctatgggcgagcttcatacgctgttcgaaaatgccgcaacgcgccgccgctgcgccacagaggcgatcgtctgcgccgtccgcgtattgaaatactcgcgcagtgcgagacaagctgctggatatcatatgttcaagttagaggaaacgctgtcgcaggactaggatgcctaacagatgttgcgtgccggggtgccgttccggctacaagggaagcaaaaaggtgtcgttgttttgtttaccgttagacaagcagcagcgcgagaaatggaagcgggccataccgctgcaagaaagcggtgataattaactttCAGTCGAAGtatacatgtgtgtgtgcgtaccaTTTCGACGTTTCGGACATTATCACTGcgtatgattttaacatcaacggcgactccgtgtcgcagaaacgcgacaaaccaacgctgaaggctgacaccgttccAAGAATTTTTGAAGGACtttccttcgtatctcacaaagcgcaaacctcgatctcgctcatctacagtacagtgcgaccaccatgcaaacgaccacgcgAGTCAGCCTGTGAAGAGGTCCGagcgtcgccgacgccctgtttagaccgcaccgtagtACGTGCCGTGCGCaaacgcctggcaagaaaggagaaagggaccaacggggagtgtaactgcgcgccgatcacctGCTAAGTGCTGCACTGCCTGGCCCTGTTTCTGTTCAGTCTGTCTAAAACTAGACTAAAACAAGTCatatcggttgtacgccagagtgaaagcgaaacactattacaacgaatagaagctgttatgagagtcaagtgcaaCTCTCGCAGCGCACGCAGCGAGCGAGGGAGCGCACTCACCCACGTTTATTCCCTAACgagcttccggacccaaacaagtgcaagccttcgagcccggacgccacggataactccaggggtgtagccaagggggggtttggggggggttcaacccccccccccccgaaatttttcagttttgcttgcgtatatatgcgcgcacacatacaaacgcacgcacgaacatacataaagtatggttgaacccccccccccccgaaaaaaatttctggctatgcccctggttaactcgcttcaatgtgccgaatgaggaagaactacgaagaacactgccagcgttaacaaaagtaagctgttcgtcagcggttgtattcccgcagagttacctgctacaactacgaagcgatacatacgaagtaggcttcgctacgtcctcggcaccaagccggccggcggccggtgtgagtgcgttgccggtgcaggtgaaagaaacgttgcgtagaatatgcttcacagagaataatgtcttctggaataaagtacaggtcaaactgtgtctttctctacatgccactactgttgtcaaacatctagcgtcaAGGCGAGACGAATCGacttgcggccggcggcgtacagcgagcgacttacgagcatggtgaaacagctgtgcctgcaggtggcaaaagtcacacagaagtcccctgctacggcgttcgtaattacatatcttggtattctgtcgttaatccccgaatttttgtattttttctgctgataccaccgcgagctgcatgttttaattgagctggtttttttcctcccgggtgctcattttaaaacagaaaacgcgttcagaaatgtatttatgcatgctgagtgctagaagtaaaagcgtgaaagcaaagcgaccgttgcggaagtttagaaagcttaaacaccgaggcttcccacacacaaccccagcgatagcagcgttcgcatcgcctctcaagcacagctgcgcttctggcggcggccgctggctccatatgaaactgacgcggcagtttcgtgaccataagaagcattgaatgactctgctatTACTAATTGTAACATCCTGTACCATTACACACTTGTTTATGCACATCGCGAAGAACATCATTGTTCCATCTCCTCTAAAGGCCTTCGTGCTACCACTCCTGCGTTCGCGCCACAAAGGAAGTTTAGAATGCACCTATGCAACCATGTTTGTTTTGAGAAAGTCGTCGTTAAAGTGATGACTTTCAACGTTAGAAGTCATGAATTGTCATGCCTTGCGGACCCGCGTGCGCATGTTAACTCGTTTCCGCAGCGCGCTTTCTATTTGGTAGTCAGCGCTCTGGTTGTGTTAGCCCCTCATGTCGCCTTCGTTCTTGAGTGACACTCTTGTCATTCCAAGGTTAACCAACTTGGCTGACCAGTTTGTTTTTTTCTATCCTATTCGATACGGGTGAGCACTCACGTATTTATTCTCGGCCAGGGCGTGCAGCACGAATGCTCCGACGATCACAATGACCGTGCCGAAAACGAACATGATGACCGGGTTGGCCCACTCGGACCCTGGCGCCGCACTGTGCAACGAGCTCGCTCTGGCCACCAGGGAGGCCAGACTCATGAGCTGCGAGAACAGTGAGGGTGAATACGAACGATCAGATAGTGTACGCGTTGCGCACGTATAGCTCTCCCACGGATATTTCGACAGGAAATATGCGCTCTTTAAAAACAGCTTTAGAGATGGGGCACCGATTTTAGAAGGCCCGATTTAACAAATTCTTGAGGTGTTATACGAATGTAACCCGATAATCGAAAGGGAGTAGATTCGTTGCGTGGGTAATTTAAGACCAGCAGTTGCAGTGGCGTCTGAGGAGCTGCGGCGCGCGTTTCGGTACCCTAAGGAGCGCAGCAGAGGAGCTTCTGTTCACATGCGGGAAAATCACGCAACTTGAGCAGGAATGTCACGTAGGAAGTCATTGGTAGAACGgcatgtcgctgtcgactctGGTTCGGGCAGTAGAGATGCTGGCAGAAAAGTCACACGGTCCGttacgcattcgcctaatacGATTCGAAgccgaaaaccatcttcttcttcttatcaGTCGATTCTATTCAGTCCCCCGCCTTCCCACCGTATAAGCTTTCTGAATCCATCGCGGTTTAGCACTGAATCCGGAGTCGAATGCATTGGAAGTTTTCTGCGCGTCACGTgactttgcagtgcctccgggatcggcccacctttgaccaagcgacgaagtcatgtgacgtcataaactTTCCTGACCTGTGACgttatatgatgacgtcatcacatgaatattattttctttttgcatcactcgtgtttacgccgacggcacacgacatcgccgcttggtcaaaggtgggccgatcctggaggcattgcaaaaccacgttgggtgccgaAAACTTTCGAGGAAGGggggtcaatacaatcgactgattAGAAAAAAGTAAGCAGGTGGCTCTCGCCTACGAGTAAGGGGCCGCGTGATTCTTTGCTGTTATAGCGTCTTCGATAGTGACATTGTAAAATGTAGGTTACAGTGCAGGAATGTTTGTTACGATAACACTAATTCTTTGAGCGTAACTTCGTACTGCTTACCATTAACGTAGTCGGGCAGATGAAGCGCCAGCAGAATTGAAGAAACACTGGCGGACGCTCGTTAAAAGTGAAATAAACGTCGTTAATAAAGCGATCGATACCTGCGCAGGAagagaataaaaaaatataattgatccctccatcataggaatcggaataacacgaaagtaaagcgtgcccttacagaagtaactgaatgtttactgtacattgatatgggagagtttgcacagtgtatattgatgtctggcagctatagcaccgtttaacgtggatgcacccgctttgatgactagtggtacatctccatcccgacaactaacgtccatgttaaatgattaaacaaaccttttgtggtagctgtattAGTTAtcggtgaaagtgtaatcagagaacgaggtgcaatagccagaagagcgccgcatattggacgcagagcttggtcgccatcccgcggcatgttaaaatgcgattgaacacccaCGGTCGGAATAGAGcgaaacgcagagcgcgtcgtgccgccccggtagcccggctgcgatttttctcggggcgagcgcgtgagcggggaacgcggtgttacagccaggtggggcaggcgcgcgtcgcagagctatttttggtttggattagcgtgatgctatgagcgaggccgacacttttacgacgcttggggttaggtcgccgcctcgcggtgtgttacgacattgacgaaattgcacttctattgaaaacgcgtcgaatgggacggacctgtaacgcgttgcaggtgctaatggcggaggccacagtaatggcgaattactttattttgccgctcccagagggcaacaccaccccgccgaccgggagagtggtagatataaaaggcgcgtttgtaaaggctctagagtctgtgaccgtggcgcaaaggatagcgtgcccgccatctgttgttgcggaccgagcgatcgtgggttcgatgcccgttgacggaactttttttctttgccatctgatcgtgtaaatttttcgacgtcatttccgtgacggaactacgtcactgaagtcttggtggaccccggcataaaacacttttgtgttaaaaaaaagagagaaacgaaaaaaaaaatcacctgcACTGTCTTCCACCAAGTGCATATCTGTGATACTTTATTACATAAAAAAACTTGCACTTTTATTGTATAGAGGGATGCATAGAGCAGCAACGACAGAACACTAGAATCTATACTGAACTTAGTATCCACGAAGTGATGAtctctgaactttttttttcggttaaaACGTTTGCTACGCCATGATTTATGTGTTCAGAATTTTACACCAAATGTGCAGTCATGTTGTCATCAATAAGTTTCGCGCTATATACTACGCGagttcaaaataaaaataaacttaGGAAGCATGTGCTCCTAAATTTGCCGAATAAATTACCGGTTATTTCCGAGCCTCAACTACATTTTATAAAAACGTGTACATGCCTTCAATCAGTTGCTGCCAATTTACCGGTTACCGGTtagcagcggtcgtcctgtctttcctCGTTCCTTTACGTGCCTTGTCGaaagtgcgctgcttcccacgtaaacatgccACTTTACAAGTTCACAGAGAAGAGTTTCTTTTAACCCACGGAGTCTCTCGTCTTCTACACTCCAAACAATGTGTATTTTGTGCGCCTTGCGTCACGCGCCCGATAAATCGAGTTTACCAATAGTGCGCGTGCTATCAGCGTCCCATATTATAGAccatttcgctgtttacaaacaaagctgctggacgacttccggttttgtgcgccggagtagccgagtagcgttggcgaggaacaaaagccttagcgagtaaccggcacattttcaacacttttctccctgtgtctggccaaatattttataaaatattttactgagctgcacacacaacattataagagttagtccttcactttcagcgccttctttttacctgaaagcggaaaaagagtctttccttactctggcacaacttcaaaagcatgctttctgcttcggtgttagagagtgataattgaagtgaccggaagttccttgggtgcaacacctgctgcGGCTAtggcaatcttgaaaccgaccgaaaaggcgaattgACAGGCAAGCAACGAGCGCACAGTTTTCGACAAAGGAAACACAAGCAAGACGAATAATGATTATTGTTGGTTGACAGAAAGGATTCCCCAAATACGCCTTTTTTAAagagtgtacagtactcacagatagaaacgcgacatcattttttTAGTAAAAGGACTGCTATGAGAaactgctcgtgataaccgcgtcatgtcatTGAAGATCTGCCTtttaaaggtaatgttggctgaGATGTAAATGTTCGAGTAAAAGCTACGTCGATATGACGCGAACTGTAGACGCTGCAAGCGAAAGTACGTTTATTACTTCGCCTAAAATTTTCGCGTtttaatccgtgagtactgcGCGTCCCTAATGCTACTCGGTCAAGGCAAACGTGACTCGTTTGAAATTAAAGGAGGGTTTGTTTTATAATTTTAACCTAGCTGATACAACGCACCATCACGTTGTTTCTAGTGAACTTCTCAGCTCACTCACCGTAGGCGTAGGCAACGGTGATGGCTTCGGCGAAACCAATCCATGGAACGATGTCCGTGTACATCGCGTTCGACACAGACGAACGAAAGCTGGACACAATACCCTATCGGAGATAGAAAAGGAACGACAGATTCCCTCAAGTTCATCCACGCATGGGTTTCTTTACGCGTGATCCACACGCACAAGATGTCGCTCCAATTCGCAAAGATTTAAGCAGCACTAAGGACGAGACGGGAAGTAAACACATGCCAGCACTGACCTTCAGCTTATGTTTGTTGCGTCGGTGGCGCTGAAgtttaattgaaaaaaaaaaaatacggagcTTACGTAAAAAAATTACgacatctcccactaaagggaaccatgtggggatgcgaagcagcgcatggatcgacttgttccgttcatcacgggcaccttgccggatgttaacgcgtccttgcaagtggagcacaccatgaattcactgtagttgctgttgctgttactcgtcccgaactcttgttggagca
Above is a window of Rhipicephalus sanguineus isolate Rsan-2018 chromosome 3, BIME_Rsan_1.4, whole genome shotgun sequence DNA encoding:
- the LOC119385748 gene encoding sodium- and chloride-dependent GABA transporter 2-like, encoding MAMTVTWALVFVIICVGLRSLKKFSTLMLAMRLTLLAALCVASSTLSGAGHGVLALLRPDFSKAYAEKTWVSASQHMFHSVGLSVGTVTFFGSHNQFDWPILGTAVRIVMADFLFGLFAACAVFSIYGHLTDAFPVEIIDVASSGMNYAFVTFPECAESLPWSRLWMSAFYVLMAVGALGGAVSYRAVFWSCPTRLMSLASLVARASSLHSAAPGSEWANPVIMFVFGTVIVIVGAFVLHALAENKYDLYAAMEPEPGYGPKDPDQQARYVAFMAERNALSAGRHHLSSSSKASSARPSMVLENTNEENLGAQHTEVTESALTFDEKKSSDVIAKLERVNAASAALTLATTTTGPTATTADTPRATTTATNTAAEPTTVATLGDGKDSSTPNTPDHVDKASK